A region of the Primulina eburnea isolate SZY01 chromosome 7, ASM2296580v1, whole genome shotgun sequence genome:
TGCCATGGCAAAACCGATCGTCAAACCCTTAAATTTCTCCAGGGAAATTGAAGCGCCTCAAGGTTAATCATACAAAGCAGAAAGAAGGAACGTGAGCTTGGAATCACAATTGATATCGCTCTATGGAAGTTTGATACCACCAAGTATTATTGCACTGTCATCGATGCTCCTGGACACTGTGActttatcaagaatatgattaCTGGTACTTCCCAGGCTGATTGCGATGTTCTCATTATTGACTCTACCACTGGTGGTTTCGAAGCTGGCATCTCGAAGGATGGTCAGATCCGTGAGCATGCATTGCTTGCCTTCACTCTCGGGATCAAGCAAATGATTTGTTGCTGCAACAAAATGGATGCCACCACACCAAAATACTCAAAAGTCAAATACGATGAAATCGTGAAGGAGGTGTCTTCCTACCTCAAGAAAGTTGGCTACAATCCTTACAAGATTCCATTCGTCCCAATTTTTTGTTTTGGGGGAGATAGCATGATTGAGAAGTCGACCAACCTCGATTGGTACAAGGGCCCAACCCTCATTGAGGCACTAGTTCCTCGTGTACACCACAAAAGCGAAGGAAATAAAATTGCAATTCAATCAGGACGACTAACATCGTTCAACATTCAAAGAGCCGGGAAACATTGAATAGAGTTCAAGAAACGAGGAAGTATCCATGGTCGTCGTTGAATACTGACCCGAGCGGAGGAGAACTGACTGAAACCCGAGTGGACGCCCATGGACGACTTAGAGGCGCCGGAGAAGAACCTCGAACCAATGATAGACCCTCGGCAACCACAGCAGGGCCGGCGAACGCGATGGGCGGCGAGATGGAAGCGACGGCCGAGACAGAGAACGCGCCCGCAGTGCTTGGTTCAGAAGGGCGCACCGGAGAAGAATCTCGAGCCATCGGTAAATCTCTAAGCAGCGACGGGCGTAGGTGGCGGAGAACGAGCGGAAGAAATTTCAGAGCAGCGGGGAGCGAAGGGCAAAGCGGCGAGATGAAGAAGACGAGTAGCAGGCGCGAATTGGATGGGGGAGGGAATTCAAAAGACGATTAGAAAATTCAAAGCCCAGGGAAAATAAGTTTGAGTGCTCGGCCCATTGGTGGAAGCCCAATTCATAAAACATTTGTGGGATACTAGCTATGGAGGAATTGAAAATTGGGTTACATACAAGCATTTTGGCCCAATGGGCCAATGCTTGCGGGGGGCAattgtttgggctaaaaataatttaattacaagCCCAAGTCAATTCTGAAGCCCAATTAAATAAGCCCATAAAAGAATAATTCTTAATCGATTAAAAAATGAGCACTGAGCGCGGAAGAGAAAAAGAACGTGGGAGGATAGTTAGAAATCGTGGCATTAGGGGAGCAGATAGTGGAGATCATGGGGGAGTGGAGAAAGAGGACGCAGCGGCCAGGAAGAAAAAGGAATCGGCTAACACAACGAGAGGGACATACAACACAACTCAACTACTGACAAAATTCTACAAAAAAAAAGCTCTCTGCTTCAAGCACTTTCTTTTACGTTTTCTAGCAATTTACGTCTTCTCATTTTAGATTTCAGCaacaaattattatatttttcatgtctTTGATGAATTCCTACAGTTTTGTAAATGCAAAATCATGTCAGGGGTTTATTTCCGTCACTTTCCAATAGTTTTCTTAATTTTGGCATCGCATatgttttaggagattagaaccaacgatcaaatttagaattcactGTCGTTTgattttagaagttagatttttatcgtttttacacaaatcggtgcactttcgcacctggcacgcccgcaacaccaaatattgtgcaaacaggTCTAACTGCTGCTGGTTGGttgagtcaccatgatttacctcctctcacaaTCATGTCGAGTTGGGAGTGAGAGGCACCTAAGATGAGCGATTTCATCTTTTGGAGCAATTATCATATACACAAATCATACTCATTTGCTTTTATTCTCTGCTTGACTCCAAAATTTACTTTATTGATGATATCATTGATTTATGATAACAAGTTTGGTCATATAATTCAGAGCTTAAAGAACACTTTATTGATTGACCTTTTGTTTTTAACATTCGGATACAATTAAAGCGAGCCTTAATACTCCATCATAGTGTGAATTTTTCTTCTCCAACCCAACACCATTTCCTACTCTATTTTGGTGGTGTGCTACAGTATTGCACCAAATTTAGTGCAAAACTGTAGCAATAGCGtaaatcctttttttttttttggttttttaatgtttttttaagTATTAagtttaagtatttaaaataatgctattaaatactaaaaaaatttaacgtaattcaaaaaaatatttaattaaatttttaattcatGTATATTTATAATGAATTTCGATATATACATTATtttagatattaattatattttaattattgtgtttaaaaatattttgtgaaataaattatttgtattgaataaaataatagagaatattctgagaatattCTTTTTGGTGTAGAGTTTAGAGTTGATGGGTTGGAGATGAGTTTTAGATTTAGTGTAAGAATTACAATATTTTAAAGTTAGTGTGACACTAAGATAGTGTAATGGGTTGGAGATGGAGAaaccatcttttttttttatataaaaaaaaaactaacattaaataccaattatataattaaaaattaaaaattttattttctaaaaaaataatttaatcgtTTTGTTATTTATctgaatttaatatattatcatATCAaacgaataaattaattaaaaacttatataacttactttcaaaattatttctcaaattcaaattcaaattgtTGATATGCTAGCCCTTTTGTTTGGTTGGAAACACCAATATTTATTGGTGATTTTTTAAGTTTGTACTCTGTTACATGACTTTTTCATCTTTTGTTTTTAGAATTATATATCAtagataattaatttatatcataATCGATCTTTTTGTAGACTAGAACGATGACTATTACTtttgttaaatataattttaaaataaaaaataaatcaacatatatAATGAAATACACATTTAAATAAGATTACATTgtaaataacaaataaaatcaaataaactcatataataaatattaaatataaattttaaactaccgatataattttcaacataaaattttgaaatataactaaataataaactttcataaaaaatactaatttttgtatttatgaataattaatttgattttaaataattaaataaagatattaAAATATCACATATAAAATCTTTAATAATTTGACAAATGTTAATCAATGATCATTATAATTTAGATTTATTATAAGTAGAGGTGGGCGTCGGTCGGTTCGGTCCGGTTTTTCTCTATAATGGTTCGATTTTCAATTTTGAATATATCTGGTCCAAAATCAAACCATTTTTTTAcggttcggtcggttttttTGTAATACAGTTCGATTATATGGTCCGTTATACATGgttatataatattttgttaagAAATAAAATTGTATACATTTGATGTTTGATGGATGTAACTAGGCATGCTTAACGGGCCGATTCGACCCGGAACCGGCCCGTTAAGCCCGGAACCGATATGGAAGAACCGGACCCAAAACCATGTATAATCCCTTTGTTTTTGGGTTGAACCGGTTCATCATTTTCTGAACCGGTTCAACCGGTTCTGGATTCGAAACCCATAATCcgaaacttttttttaaaaagaaataataAACGGCCTTTGGCCAACGGCTGCAAATTCATTCGTTGGCCCAAAGGCTGCAGATTTGCAGCAGCCAACGGCTACTGAAATGTTGTAGCAGCCGTTCTTCAACGGCTACtgaaatgttttattttattttttaaaatttggccTCCAATTTTGggggccaaattgcaaatatatatattttttaacccTCAAAATCACCTATAAATATAagtcatttttcatatttcacaTATCAATTTTTTCTCAACTTCTCATTTCTCTACAATCAATATATTTCTTTACTATCATTTCTCCAAATATATTCAATAATTGTGTTATAATTTTATCTATAATCCATATTATTTTTatcgttatttatttattatttcgcAATTTACTCATACAAATAATTCGAATTTCAATGGCATCATCTTCAAACCGTCGTGGTGGTGGTGGCGAATACGCTCCCGACTTTGGTGAACATTTTGGCTACGTCCCCGACTTTGTTAAAGTCGAACCTGGCCACGAGGATGAAGAAGCCATGGAACTCCCCAACAAAGATGTAGGGACGCCATCGTCTACTCGAGCAAGCAACACAATGTCAACGAGCACGACGACAGCCCGTGCAAAGTGAAGCAAAGTTTGGGATCATTTTGATATGGAACAACAAGGTATGAATAACTCTTTTGCCGTTTGTAAAATTTGCAAAACGAGGTATTCTTACAAAACGGGTGGTGGTACCGGTATTTTGAAAAAACATTTAGTTAAGGTACATAAACTTGACCCTGATACGCTACAACCATTCGGTAGGGGACCAATACAACAACAAATTAATCCTTTTAGTGGTAAAACTTTTACAATTACAAAAGAAATTTCTCGGAAAGCCATCGTAAAGTTTGTTATCAAATATTGTCAACCTTTTATAATAACTGAACAAGAAGGTTTTGTTGAATTTACTAGTACTATTCAACCTGGTTTCACAATATTTCTAGGCTCATACTTAAGAAATGTTGTTTTGATATTTACAAAGAATATAAAGAAACACTAAAATCgcatctttcaaatatttcttgtaGAGTTAGTTTGACAACTGATATTTggactaatttaaaatatgaatcatatcttgtTGTTACATGTCATTGGATTGACGAAACTTGGACTATGCAAAAAAGAATTTTAGCGCTAGATCATTTAGAATCGTCTCACAACGCATACACTATAGCTAGATATGATTTAAATGTTGTTAAGATTTatgacatacaaaataaaatagtGTCGATAACGTTAGATAATGCGAGTGCCAATACTCTTGcaattaaatatcttaaagattCACTAAAACCAATTTTAGACGGTAATTTGCTTCATGTTAGATGTGCGTGTCATATTATCAACTTATGTGTTAAATGTGCATGTGATGAACAAATGTCCACTGTAAtagaaaaattcaaattatgtGGGAAATAATTACGTGAAAGAAGATATGGACGTGACTGAAAAACACTAgtctaaatttaaaaaatttcctcTTCCTATTGAAACTAG
Encoded here:
- the LOC140837316 gene encoding elongation factor 1-alpha-like, whose product is MAKQCQVAQLLARVRDKQMRKDSGIASRLIIQSRKKERELGITIDIALWKFDTTKYYCTVIDAPGHCDFIKNMITGTSQADCDVLIIDSTTGGFEAGISKDGQIREHALLAFTLGIKQMICCCNKMDATTPKYSKVKYDEIVKEVSSYLKKVGYNPYKIPFVPIFCFGGDSMIEKSTNLDWYKGPTLIEALVPRVHHKSEGNKIAIQSGRLTSFNIQRAGKH